In Caulobacter segnis ATCC 21756, the sequence TCCGCTTCTGAAGCTCGGCCAGTCTAGTCGCCAAATCCATGTTATTCCCCCAATTCGCACGTCATAGGGGAAGAATGTCCCAGCCGAGCCCTCGCGTCCACTACCCCTCAAAGCTCACGTCAGCCCAGCGATCATCTCGCCGCGAGATTCAAGGACAGCTCCTTCTCGGGCGAGAAGCCACTCACGGCGCGCGGAGCAGCCCCTACTCCTCCACCACCCGCCGCAGGGCGTCGAAGCGCGAGCGCCACAGCGTTCGCTGCAGCCGGGCGAAGGTTTCGAGCCGCTCCAGGCCGTCGGGGTCGATGGCGCAGCGGCGTTCGCGGCCGACCTTGCGGGTGCGGACGAGGCGCGCGGCCTCCAGCACGCGGATGTGCTGACCAAGGCCGCTGAGGGTGATGCCGAGGGGCTGGGCCAGCTCGCCGATCGACTGCTCCTTCTCCATCAGAGCGAAGAAGACGCCGCGCCGGGTGCTGTCGCCCAGCGCCGCGAAGAGGCCGTCCATCTCGCTGGGCGTCGGGCCGTGGGTCGCGGGCGTCACGGCTAGGCGTCCAGGTGGCGGCGGAGGTCGGCCAGGAGCTGCTCATGGCCGCGACGGCGCAGCTCGGGGCCGTCGGCGCCTTCCAGATAGGTCCCCTGCTGGGTCATCTTCAGGCGCGCGCCCGCGCCGTGCGCGCTGAAGACGAAGGTCTCGTTGGTGATCGAGACCACGCGCTCGCCGGCGATCATCCGCGACGCATAGACCAGGAGCGCGGCGTCGACGCGGGCGACGCACTCGCCGACCATGTCGATCCGCATCCCGGGAACGGGGGTCTTGTCGTTGAGGACCAGGCGGAAGATCTCCTTGCCGCCGACCTGGGCGTCGAGCGAATAGTCCAACGTCTCGTGGGTGTCGGCGTGCGCGCCGTCGACGTACCAGTCGCGCTTGATCGCCGGATCGGTGAAG encodes:
- a CDS encoding ArsR/SmtB family transcription factor gives rise to the protein MTPATHGPTPSEMDGLFAALGDSTRRGVFFALMEKEQSIGELAQPLGITLSGLGQHIRVLEAARLVRTRKVGRERRCAIDPDGLERLETFARLQRTLWRSRFDALRRVVEE
- a CDS encoding SRPBCC domain-containing protein, whose protein sequence is MAVQFDSFEIEETFACSVETLFRAFTDPAIKRDWYVDGAHADTHETLDYSLDAQVGGKEIFRLVLNDKTPVPGMRIDMVGECVARVDAALLVYASRMIAGERVVSITNETFVFSAHGAGARLKMTQQGTYLEGADGPELRRRGHEQLLADLRRHLDA